The nucleotide window CGTAAGATGGCGTTCGAGCCAAACACCAGATCGGCGCGGGTTGCGGTAAATTTCACCTCGCCGCTGACGCGATCCCGTCCTTCGAATAACTCGCCGGAGGTATCGGCGGCTTTCCATTCAGTACGCATATCCAGAAGATTCACAAAGAAGTCAGTGTTAAGTTGACCCACATTTTCAGTGAATACACCGTGACGACTACCGTCATAGTTGGCGCCAAGTGCTCTTAACCCACCAATCAGCACGGTTAATTCCGGTACAGTCAACGTAAGTTGCTGCGCCTTGTCAATCAGCAGATTTTCAGTCGACGTAGTGCTGTAAACGCCCCGGTAGTTACGGAAACCATCGGCTTTAGGTTTAAGTAAGTCGAACGATTCAACGTCTGTCTGATCCTGACGTGCATCTACACGTCCCGGTGTGAAAGGCACCTCGATGTCGACGCCTGCCGCTTTTGCTGCCTGCTCAACGCCCACCACGCCCGCCAGCACAATCACATCTGCCAGTGAAACGTTATGGAATGACTGCTGCAGAGATTCCAGCGTCGGCAGCACCCGGGCGGCAATGGCGTTAATGGCCCATTCTCTTTGCGGGAGCAGCGCCAGGCGGGCACCGTTTGCACCGCCACGCTTGTCACCGCCGCGGAAGGTGGAGGCTGAAGCCCACGCTACCGAGGTCAGCTCACTAACCGTAAGGCCGGATGCGGCAATTTTCTCTTTCAGCTGAGCGATATCGTTCACTGTTGGCGCAGACGTTGCCACTGGCAGCGGATCCTGCCAAATCAGATCTTCTTTTGGCACTTCCGGTCCAATGTAGCGCGCTTTTGGCCCCATATCACGGTGAGTCAGCTTATACCAGGCGCGGGCAAACGCTTCGTTGAACGCCTGAGGATCGTTCAGGAAACGCCGCGAAATTATCTCAAACTCTGGGTCGAAACGCAGGGTGAGGTCGGTGACCAGCATTGTGGGCTTATGTTTTTTTGATGCATCAAAGGCGTCAGGAACCATATCCGGCGCGTTGGAGGCTTCATACTGAATCGCGCCGGCAGGGCTACGCGTCTGGACCCAGTCATATTTGAACAGGTTTTCGAAGAAGTAATTACTCCACTGGGTTGGCGTCTGAGACCACGTCACTTCCAGACCTGACGTGATGGCATCAGGACCGACACCTGTCCCATGGCTACTACTCCAGCCTAATCCCTGTGCTTCGATGGGGGCCGTTTCAGGATCGACGCCCACATGACTGGCCGGGCCTGCGCCGTGGGTTTTGCCCAGCGTATGACCGCCAGCAATCAAGGCGACGGTTTCTTCATCGTTCATCCCCATATTGCCGAATGTGGCGCGGATAGCCGGAGCTGCCGACGCGGGGTTACCGCTGTGGTTCGGGCCCTCAGGGTTGACGTAAATCAGGCCCATTTCGGTGGCTCCCAGCGGGGCCTGGGCCAGTGATTCAGGATGGCGGTGCTCAAGCCAGGTTGTTTCATCACCCCAGTTTACGTCAAGATCAGGTTCCCATACGTCTTCGCGTCCGGCACCGAAACCAAAGGTGCGGAAACCGGAGTTTTCAAGCGCTACGTTGCCTGCAAGAATATAGAGATCGGCCCAGGAAATTTTTTGACCATATTTTTGCTTTACAGGCCACAGTAAACGGCGTGCTTTGTCGAGGCTTACGTTGTCTGGCCAGGAGTTCAGAGGTGCAAAACGCTGCTGTCCGCGACCCGAACCGCCACGGCCGTCGGCCGCACGGTAAGTCCCGGCGCTGTGCCACGCCATGCGTATGAAAAGCCCGATGTAACTACCCCAGTCAGCTGGCCACCAGGACTGCGATTCGGTAAGTAAGGCTTTGAGGTCGGCCTTGAGTTCAGAATAGTTCAGGCTGGCAAATTCTTTGCGGTAATCAAAATCTTTATCAAGCGGATTAGAGCGGTCTGAATGCTGATTCAGAAGGTCAACTCTTAACTGATTAGGCCACCAGTCTCGATTATCTGTCCCGCCGCCTGCAGATTTATTACTGCTTTGCTGATGAAAAGGGCACTTCCCCGCAGAAGCTTCTCTTTCTGCTTCAACAATTGGTTTTGCGTCTTTTGCTTCTTCATCGATAGGATTACTCATAATGATACCCTTCCATTCATTGGTTTCGCCTATCTTATGCGCACGTTCTGATAAGTTATATCTGAATCACTCTATGGATTTGATAGCCTTTCCCTGCAGTATTTCCGGGCATTACCTCGCTCAGGCATCAGATTTCCACTGGCTCATATGCTATGCATCTCTGGGGAGGCCGCCCGCAGGCTCAGGCGAGGGAAGGGGAAAGGAAAGTTAAGCATGCCATCATGGGTATGCCTCAGGCTATTAAGCGCTCAGGTATTATTTATCAGTGCCGTTTCGCCGCACCGTTTCAGACATACTCTGGCTACGGAACTGATGAAAGCACCGGAAAGGAATCTTTAGCTGTTTAAAGGTTTACTGGGTTATCGGGGCGTAAGTACAACAATGGAATATGTGGAATTCAAGAGGGACATTATGGGCAAAACGCTGGAAGAAGGATTATCGTTGCACACAGATCTCTGTGTAGAAAGGGAATGACAACTAAGGGTTTAATCTCTTAAACAGCGTGCTTTGAGGCGAATTAGTGGTGCCCGGACTCGGAATCGAACCAAGGACACGGGGATTTTCAATCCCCTGCTCTACCGACTGAGCTATCCGGGCAACGGGGCGCATTAAACCTTACTGGCTGCGGAGCGTCAATGGCTTTATAGCCAAAAACGCACTGGTTGCACTCTTTTCCATCAACCCGGCGAAAAAGTAGCAAATTCGGCCGCAGGCATGCTTACTGCCCCCCTGATCTGTTCATTCTGCTTCTGTTGACTGCCCCTTCAATCCAGTCGTTTATCCACCACGTCACGCAGGCGATACCAGCCGCTGACAAAGGGTACAAACCAGGGGCGGCCATCATAAAGCGGTATGCGCTTAAACGTCGGACGATCGAATGAGAGCGGACGCTCCTCTGTACCCAGCACCTTCTGCGCCGTGCGATATCCCAGCCAGCTCATCAGCGCCACGCCATTGCCGTTGCAGCCTACGGCAAAACGGGTGCTATCCATCAGGCCTGCATAAGCCGTTTTGTCATGCGTCATGCCAACATAACCGCTCCAGGCATGACTGATGCGGTAATCCTTCAGCTCCGGCCAGATAGCCAGCATGCGTTCGCGGATCCTTACAGCCGCTGTTTTATCGTCGCAGTCCATGATACCGGGACGCGATCCAAACAGCAGGCGAGTCCCGTCGGGAGAAGGGCGGGTGTAGATCAGATCGCGTCGGCTGTCGGTGATCATTCTGCCGCCAGGGATCAGTTTAGCCATCAGCTCAGGCGGCAGAGGCTCCGTGGCAATCTGATAGCTTTTTACCGGGACAATGCGTTTTGCCAGGTTTGGCGTAGCCAGTGAATCGGTATAGCCATTGGTGAGCACCAGCACTTCCTGCGCTTCGATGGCACCGCGTTCGGTATTTACAATCTTCAGCCCGTTACGGGGTGTCACTGAGATGACACGGGCGTGAGAATAGAGACCTGCTCCGAGCTGGCGAGCGAGATCCCGCAGTGCCTTGTTGTACTTCCCAGGATGCACCCCGCCATATTCATCTACCAGAATCCCGCCGTGATAAAATTCCGATCCGATAATCGATGCCTGCTCCTTCCGCTTCACTTTGTGTACGGTTACGCCGGTAACTTTGTGCAGGATATCGCCCATCTCATACAGACTGTCGAGCTGCTTTTTAGTGTGTGCACCAAAGTAGCGACCACCAATAAACAGGTCGGCGTCCAGCTGCTCATTTTTCACCAGCTCCTGAATAAAGGCGTAGGAGGCGATGGAGTCTGCAATCATGCGGCTGAACAACTCGGCGGAAATGCCCTTTATCGCGCCGCCCACCACCAGTTTCTGTCCACTGCTTATCATTCCGCCAGTGCGGGTGCTGCCGCCGCTGCCCAGCTCATTTGCATCCAGCACCACCACCTTTTTACCATGGCGTGCCAGCTCAATCGCCGCGTTAAGCCCGGCGAAACCGGAGCCGACCACCACCACATCTGCGGTTGCCGGTAATGGATCTAACGCCGTTTCAGGCGGTGCCGCTTCCCACCAGTAGGGACTGGTTTTAAAGTCTGGCGTAAAAATGTTATTAGTTGTGCTTGCCATAGTGTCTCTCAGAAGGATCACAAAACCTGACCGAGGAATTCGCGGGTGCGCGGATCCTGCGGGGCATCAAACAGCTGCTCAGGCGCGGCGCTTTCCACAATCCGGCCCTGGTCGGTAAAACAGACGCGGTGAGAGACTTCACGCGCAAACCGCATCTCGTGCGTCACCAGCAGGCAGGTCATGCCTTCCTCTACCAGTTCGCGGATGGTGCTCAGTACCTCTTTCACCGTCTCCGGATCCAGCGCGGCGGTGACCTCATCAAACAGGATGATTTCTGGCTGCATCGCCAGCGCACGGGCAATCGCCACGCGCTGCTGCTGGCCGCCGGAGAGTTCGCCCGGATAGCGGTTCTCTTTTCCGCTCAGGCGTACTTTTGCAATCAGTTTCAGGGCTCTTTCGCGCACCTCTTCACGCTGATGCTTCAGTACCTGCATCGGAGCCATCATGATGTTGTCCAGTACTGTGCGGTGTGGGAAAAGGTTGTACTGCTGGAAAACCATCGCCACCTGATGACGCAGCGGGCGCATCTGCTTTTCGTTGGTGATTTCATGCACGCGATGATTGCCCACGCGCACAAACCCTTCATCCACCGGCAGCAGGCCGTTGATGCAGCGCAGAATGGTGGATTTGCCGGAGCCGGAAGGGCCGATAATACATACCGCTTCCCCTTTGCTGACGTTAAGAGAGATCCCCTTCAGAACGTGGGTCTCTCCGAACGACTTGTGAATGTTGTCCAGCTCGATAAGAGCCTGGTTGCGTTCGCTCATAGGGCATCCCCTTTGGTATTTTTTTCCAGCCGACGCGCCAGCAGTGCAATCGGGTAGCAGTAACAGAAAAACATCAGCAGCACGGTGGCATAGAAGTAAACCAGCGAGCTTTCGCTTTCGGTCGCCAGCGTGGTACGCAGCAGCGTCACTACTTCCTGCACGCCAGTCACGGTTGCCAGTGAGGTAGAGATGGTCAGCAGCGCATAGAGATTCATCCAGCCCGGAATGATGCGGCGAAAGGCCTGAGGCAGGATCACCAGCCGGTAAATTTGCCAGTAGCTGTAGCCCAGAGAGCGTGCAGATTCCCACTGTCCGCTGTGGACAGACTGCACCGCGCCACGGATCACTTCTGCGAAGTTGGCGGCGGTAGGCAGGCTCAGGCCAACAATCGCTTTGAACAGCGGCGAGAAGGTGAACGGGATGCCAAACAGCGTGGCGTGATAGGGCAACAGGTAGAGCATTGAGAACAGCAACACCAGCCATGGCGAGTTACGCAGAAAGTTCATCAGGGCGCGTGCAGGCAGACTCAGCCAGCGGCGTTTTGCCATCATCGTCAGGCCCAGCAGCAGGCCGAATACGGTAGAGATCGCCATGCTGACTACGCTGATGAAGATGTTCAGCACAAATCCACCCGTCCACGGCCAGCCCTGCTGGCTGCCGGTCAGCAGTAGCGGCAGGCGCAGCCAGACCTGGTGCCATTCACCGCCTGGATCGTTAAAAATGCTGAACAGCAGGCCCATCAGCGCCAGCAGCATGAAAGCCTGTTTGGTGCGGCGTTTTTGCTTCAGATAAACGGCTTCCATGATTAACCTCCGTAGCCAGGATAAGCCAGACGTCGCTCCACCCAGCCGATAAACCACACCAGCAGGCTGACCAGCACTACGTAAATCACCAGCACCAGCAGCATCACTTCCAGCGTGCGGAAAGTGTCGTTATAGATTTGC belongs to Erwinia pyri and includes:
- a CDS encoding amino acid ABC transporter permease translates to MEAVYLKQKRRTKQAFMLLALMGLLFSIFNDPGGEWHQVWLRLPLLLTGSQQGWPWTGGFVLNIFISVVSMAISTVFGLLLGLTMMAKRRWLSLPARALMNFLRNSPWLVLLFSMLYLLPYHATLFGIPFTFSPLFKAIVGLSLPTAANFAEVIRGAVQSVHSGQWESARSLGYSYWQIYRLVILPQAFRRIIPGWMNLYALLTISTSLATVTGVQEVVTLLRTTLATESESSLVYFYATVLLMFFCYCYPIALLARRLEKNTKGDAL
- a CDS encoding NAD(P)/FAD-dependent oxidoreductase — translated: MASTTNNIFTPDFKTSPYWWEAAPPETALDPLPATADVVVVGSGFAGLNAAIELARHGKKVVVLDANELGSGGSTRTGGMISSGQKLVVGGAIKGISAELFSRMIADSIASYAFIQELVKNEQLDADLFIGGRYFGAHTKKQLDSLYEMGDILHKVTGVTVHKVKRKEQASIIGSEFYHGGILVDEYGGVHPGKYNKALRDLARQLGAGLYSHARVISVTPRNGLKIVNTERGAIEAQEVLVLTNGYTDSLATPNLAKRIVPVKSYQIATEPLPPELMAKLIPGGRMITDSRRDLIYTRPSPDGTRLLFGSRPGIMDCDDKTAAVRIRERMLAIWPELKDYRISHAWSGYVGMTHDKTAYAGLMDSTRFAVGCNGNGVALMSWLGYRTAQKVLGTEERPLSFDRPTFKRIPLYDGRPWFVPFVSGWYRLRDVVDKRLD
- the katG gene encoding catalase/peroxidase HPI, coding for MSNPIDEEAKDAKPIVEAEREASAGKCPFHQQSSNKSAGGGTDNRDWWPNQLRVDLLNQHSDRSNPLDKDFDYRKEFASLNYSELKADLKALLTESQSWWPADWGSYIGLFIRMAWHSAGTYRAADGRGGSGRGQQRFAPLNSWPDNVSLDKARRLLWPVKQKYGQKISWADLYILAGNVALENSGFRTFGFGAGREDVWEPDLDVNWGDETTWLEHRHPESLAQAPLGATEMGLIYVNPEGPNHSGNPASAAPAIRATFGNMGMNDEETVALIAGGHTLGKTHGAGPASHVGVDPETAPIEAQGLGWSSSHGTGVGPDAITSGLEVTWSQTPTQWSNYFFENLFKYDWVQTRSPAGAIQYEASNAPDMVPDAFDASKKHKPTMLVTDLTLRFDPEFEIISRRFLNDPQAFNEAFARAWYKLTHRDMGPKARYIGPEVPKEDLIWQDPLPVATSAPTVNDIAQLKEKIAASGLTVSELTSVAWASASTFRGGDKRGGANGARLALLPQREWAINAIAARVLPTLESLQQSFHNVSLADVIVLAGVVGVEQAAKAAGVDIEVPFTPGRVDARQDQTDVESFDLLKPKADGFRNYRGVYSTTSTENLLIDKAQQLTLTVPELTVLIGGLRALGANYDGSRHGVFTENVGQLNTDFFVNLLDMRTEWKAADTSGELFEGRDRVSGEVKFTATRADLVFGSNAILRSTAEVYASGDASHKFIKDFVAAWTKVMNLDRFDI
- a CDS encoding amino acid ABC transporter ATP-binding protein; translation: MSERNQALIELDNIHKSFGETHVLKGISLNVSKGEAVCIIGPSGSGKSTILRCINGLLPVDEGFVRVGNHRVHEITNEKQMRPLRHQVAMVFQQYNLFPHRTVLDNIMMAPMQVLKHQREEVRERALKLIAKVRLSGKENRYPGELSGGQQQRVAIARALAMQPEIILFDEVTAALDPETVKEVLSTIRELVEEGMTCLLVTHEMRFAREVSHRVCFTDQGRIVESAAPEQLFDAPQDPRTREFLGQVL